In one Rhea pennata isolate bPtePen1 chromosome 17, bPtePen1.pri, whole genome shotgun sequence genomic region, the following are encoded:
- the GNB1L gene encoding guanine nucleotide-binding protein subunit beta-like protein 1 produces MALPPPDPEFVLRGTSAAVHTLHFSCGGQEPDFPILYSGSENGFVHVWNLKTRRVDTALDGHERKSVYWVETMNTKDRLLSQGRDQRICLWDLAEGRTSVMDSVFTENVGFCRCSLLKVAQGRWLVAMAAKSLEEVQVLELPSKTSVCTLKPEVGAKLGMPMCLKLWQLDSGSQPWLLAGYEDGSVVLWNLSMGKVLSQLVCHQEPVMSLDFDSEKAKGISGSSEKVLSIWSLNEQQNLQVHKIHKLVNSGISDITIRSDKKILATAGWDHRIRIFGWKKMKPLAVLDYHTATVHCVSFSDHRNPSERLLAAGSKDHRISIWSIYTQA; encoded by the exons ATGGCTCTGCCACCTCCAGATCCAGAGTTTGTCCTGAGAGGTACCAGTGCTGCAGTCCACactttgcatttttcctgcGGAGGCCAAGAACCCGATTTCCCAATTCTTTACTCTGG GTCAGAGAATGGTTTTGTCCATGTCTGGAACCTGAAAACACGAAGAGTGGACACAGCGCTGGATGGTCATGAAAGAAAGTCTGTCTACTGGGTAGAAACAATGAATACTAAAGACAGGCTCCTTAG tCAGGGTCGTGACCAAAGGATCTGCCTGTGGGATTTAGCAGAAGGACGGACTTCAGTGATGGATTCTGTTTTCACGGAGAATGTGGGATTCTGCAGATGCTCTCTGTTAAAGGTGGCACAGGGACGCTGGCTAGTGGCCATGGCAGCCAAATCCCTAGAGGAG GTTCAGGTTTTGGAGCTGCCATCCAAGACGTCAGTCTGTACCTTGAAGCCAGAGGTGGGTGCCAAGCTGGGCATGCCCATGTGTCTTAAGTTATGGCAG CTGGACTCTGGTTCTCAACCTTGGCTTCTGGCTGGCTATGAAGATGGATCAGTGGTCCTTTGGAATCTGTCAATGGGAAAAGTGTTGAGCCAACTTGTTTGCCATCAGGAGCCAGTGATGAGCCTTGACTTTGACTCAGAGAAGGCCAAGGGGATCTCAGGCTCATCTGAAAAGGTGCTTAGCATCTGGAGCCTCAATGAGCAACAGAACCTCCAG GTTCACAAAATACACAAACTTGTCAACTCTGGCATATCTGATATTACCATCCGTTCAGACAAGAAGATCTTAGCCACAGCAGGGTGGGATCATCGCATCAGGATCTTcggctggaaaaaaatgaagccctTAGCAGTGCTGGACTACCACACAGCCACTGTCCATTGTGTCTCCTTCTCAGATCACAGAAACCCAAGTGAGAGACTGCTAGCAGCTGGCTCGAAAGATCACCGCATCAGTATCTGGTCAATATATACTCAGGCATGA